The following are encoded together in the Chlorocebus sabaeus isolate Y175 chromosome 20, mChlSab1.0.hap1, whole genome shotgun sequence genome:
- the LOC119623587 gene encoding chymotrypsin-like elastase family member 2A isoform X2 encodes MIWTLLLSALVAGALSCGVPTYPPSVTRVVGGEEATPNSWPWQASLQYTSNGNWYHTCGGTLIANNWVLTAAHCISSSRTYRVVLGRHNLNTAESGSVTVSVSKTVVHQNWNSNQVSKGYDIALVKLANRVSLTDKIQLACLPPAGTILSNNYPCYVTGWGRLRTNGPLPDVLQQGRLLVVDYATCSSSGWWGSTVKTSMICAGGDGKISSCNGDSGGPLNCQAADGRWEVHGIVSFGSSLGCNYYHKPSVFTRVSNYINWINSVIANN; translated from the exons ATGATTTGGACCCTACTGCTGTCTGCTTTGGTGGCTGGAG CCCTCAGTTGTGGGGTCCCCACTTACCCGCCTTCTGTGACTAGAGTGGTTGGAGGTGAAGAAGCGACGCCCAACAGCTGGCCCTGGCAG GCCTCCCTGCAATACACCTCCAATGGCAACTGGTACCACACCTGCGGAGGGACCCTGATAGCCAACAACTGGGTCCTGACGGCTGCCCACTGCATCAG CTCCTCCAGGACCTACCGCGTGGTGCTGGGACGGCACAACCTCAACACTGCAGAGTCCGGCTCGGTGACCGTCAGTGTCTCTAAGACTGTGGTGCACCAGAACTGGAACTCCAACCAGGTCTCCAAAGG GTACGACATTGCCCTGGTCAAACTGGCTAACCGCGTCTCCCTCACCGACAAGATCCAGCtggcctgcctccctcctgccGGCACCATTCTATCCAACAACTACCCCTGCTACGTCACGGGCTGGGGAAGGCTGCGGA CCAATGGGCCTCTTCCTGATGTCCTGCAGCAGGGCCGGTTGCTGGTTGTGGACTATGCCACCTGCTCCAGCTCTGGCTGGTGGGGCAGCACCGTGAAAACCAGTATGATCTGTGCTGGGGGTGATGGCAAGATCTCCAGCTGCAAT GGAGACTCCGGTGGGCCGCTGAACTGTCAGGCAGCTGACGGCCGGTGGGAGGTGCATGGCATCGTCAGCTTTGGGTCTAGCCTCGGCTGCAACTACTACCACAAGCCGTCTGTCTTCACACGGGTCTCCAATTACATCAACTGGATCAATTCG GTGATTGCAAATAACTAA